The Vulpes vulpes isolate BD-2025 chromosome 1, VulVul3, whole genome shotgun sequence genome contains the following window.
acagaaacagattgGAAAGGAGGAATATGTGAGTGACTTGCTCCTTTGATCACAATGTGAGTGAACCACATCTGTGCCAGATTGAGTAGGACAAATAATGCAGACAATTGTCTTCTTATGAAGAAATCTCCAtacactttaaatttaaaagatcagTAACATTTAGGGTCACTAATCAAAGATACTTTCCTAAAGATTATTTTGACCCCTGgtaaaattcatttgtatttaaatattactttttaaataattttacattcAAATAACTTTAAAGAAGTTTTTCCCAGTATTTGGAGATATGTCTTACTTTGGCTTCCCATTTGGTGACATCTGTGAGCAGTCTTCAGGAATGGTACAATCAGAATTGTCTTACTTCAACAGATTTTTAATGTTAGCCAGATGTGCATGAGGATACCACTTCCTTGTTGTGACCAgtgatatgggggggggggggggggctttgttTTCCATTACTCATGATGATATATGGAAAGTAGTAAGTGATGCATATGGGATGACCCAATGTCTAATGGTCAAACTTCCAATTCATACATCTATTTAGCAGATATTTATCCGATGTCTCAGTGTTCCAGGCACTGAGTTGAGTGTTGGAAAAATTATGAGAAACAAGACAATTCTCATCCTAAAGGAGTCATCTGTCTACTGGTGTTTATATACAATCAAACAATTAAGGAGCTGTTTACAATGAGGATTAATGCATTGCTCTGTTTCATAGAGACACAAAATGGCAGAGAAGCACATAACTGAGGCAACCAAGCCAGTATTGGTTCAGAGAACATTCCCCAGAGGTCATGACATCTCTGGGGAATATGATGGGTGGGTAGGAGttagaaaagaaatactttgagggatccctgggtggcacagcggtttagtgcctgcctttggcccagggcactatcctggagacccgggatcgaatcccacgtcgggctcccggtgcatggagcctgcttctccctcagcctgtgtctctgcctctctctctctctctctctctctgtgtgtgactatcataaataaataaataaataaataaataaataaataaataaataaatattttaaaaaaagaaatactttgagaagggagagaaaacatgGCATCTTCATGGATAAGAAAATAGTGCCACAGAATTCAGTGTTTTATGGCAACTACGGGTAAATGAAAGTAAAGAGATTAGTGAAGGAGCCATCATGAGGGCTCAATCAATCAGAGCATCTCAAATTTTGATGTGCAGTTGAATTATCTGGGAATCTTATTATCATGTATATGCTAATTCAGTCACGGGTGAGGGGGATACCTGAAAGTCTGCCCTTCTAACAATctctcaggtgatgctgatactgCTGGTATAGGGACACCCTTTCAATAGAAAGTCTGCAAACTATGTTTATAGGTTTGGACTTGATAGAGCAAAGGGGAACCAGTTAAAGATATTTTTACACAGGAAAGTGTCGTGATCCTCTTTCCACGTGATTCCTCTTTCCAATGCAGAAATAGCATTTCATTTCCACTGTGATGTGCATTGGTTAGAGGGACACAAGCCTATAGGTAGAAGGACCAATTAGGTAATCCAGGCATAAAATAATGATGGCTTATACTACAGGTACAAGTACTACAAGTATTCTGTGTGACAGTGAGGATGGAGATGCACATATGTGGATTTTtaagaagaagaatgaagagcATCTGGAGATAGATTGGGTGTAAAGGACAAcagacaaagaaaagcaaagatgttGCAAGTGAGTCCACATTTGGACAATTGGTACCATTTGTTGGGGTAGAAACAGAGATAAATAGAGGTCTGGTGGGGAGAAGAGGCATTCAGTATTGGAAATGTTGAATTCGAAGAGCTTCAGAGACATTCAAGTGTAGCAATGGCAGTTACATATTGGTCCAGAAGTCAGAAGAGACACATGCTGAGGAGATAGTGATTTTGAAGTGATAAGGAGAATAGtaactaataattttttaaaagattttattcatttattcctttgagagagagagagagagagagagagagatagtgagcaagagagaacatgagcaagagggagggacagaaggagagagagaacagattctgctgagcagagaaccctactcagggctcaatcccaggaccctgggatcatgacctgagccgaaggcagacactgaacctactgagccacctaggcaccacaATAACTAATTTTGAAGGGCTACTATAGTAGGCATTGACCTCTAACCTCTATAATATTCTGGTAGGTCCACATGTTCATGCTCCTTACACTCTATCCTAAAGTAGTGGCAAGAGGAAAATGTTACTAGTGACCAAGATTTGCAGCTGTTTAGACATGGATGGGACCCCCACAATAAGCGTCCAGCCCACAGTCACCCACAGTTAGTGATGAAACTGTTCCAGCCTTAGTCCAGGATGCTTTCCACCACAGCATGTAAAACTTCatggaagaaaaaagacatgGGTTGGGCACCAGACAGAGATGCAAGGCCGCATCCTCTGTGACTCGAATTTCCTCACCAGCACAGCTTACTTAGGGAAATGTCCTGGACATCAGGGTAGACAGGGAAAAGGAAGACAACATTAACCACAACAGCTTGAGTGGTGTGGCCTCCTGGCCTTGCGTTCTCAAAAACAGTTCCCTGCCCTACAAAGGGAGAATTCTGtaacatggaaatgcaaatcccACTGTTTACGATTTATAGCATCAATTTACATTGACTTTCAGAGTCTCCATgaaaaaaattggcagaaaaaGCCTTTAATAGCCTCATAATCAGAGCATCAATGTTTGAAACTCACCTTAACCCAGAGTAAATGCTCTATCTTACTTACCAGGTCATGAATGCACTGTTTTGTTTGCCTGCACCCCCTCTGCTGTGATGACAAGCATACAGTTAGGCTAGTTTATGTGCATCATACAATGTTATCACTATTTACAGAACATGCATGTGTCAAAGCTTTACCCTTGAAAGCCTCattaaatacaggaaaaaaacagacaGAAATTATAGTCCAAACACAAGAGTAAGAAAGGAAATGCTCCCTAAAGAGCTGAGTTTTCTGGGGTTCGTTGGTGTGAATtgctaaagaaaaatcaatacacagGTAGAGGTGGAAATATAGGtccttacttccttttttaaatttttgttcccTTCACATTTTTTATTCCAGGCAAGTGCTGGAAAAAGCTTTTACTGGTTAATTCCACCCTGTTAGATCTGATGTCCTGCTTCTTTAAAGTAATACTAATCCATTTACGTTCATTAAAAGAACTAAGAAATCTGTGGGGACATATAATAAAATCAATAGACATTGCTTAGAGATTTTACTAAAGTGACATTTGATCACTGATCTGTCATAACTAATATATTTAccctaaaatataaattgattttcttacattctatttttaaaaatggaagaaaagaaacattcatAAAAGATTAActgcaaaggaataaaataagaagagCTCTATTCAAATAGAATAATTTCTGCCTCATTCCACAGATTTTGCATACTGCAGAAGCCTCATAATCTCATGGATTTAGAAGAGTAGGCCGAGTGTATTCAGAGAGGGTATTTACTTAGCTGTGATTATATATCCGGTTAATGGTGGAGCCGGGGTCCCTTCCTCCCAATCTATGATTCTTCCTCCAAAGCACAAACTCAACACAGCTGCCTTCTGTGTCAGTAAAACATTCCCTGTCCTAACTGCATTGTATACAAGTTCTTACTGTACAAATTGGGTAACAAGACCAGTAATTTTTCACTgcatttctttcctctcaaactaaaaaaaaaaatcattttatgaatTACATTGGAAATAGAATTTAGAGGTCACTTTACCATACAATCACTGAAACAGATGTGAAAATGACTAGAGATAATAAAAGCCATACTTCCCCCCAAATTAGTAACAAGGTACGGATTTAGGGGGCAGGTGCTGGCAGTACCTTCCACCCACCAGCTAACCTTGTCTGGTGGGGAGACACCCCGAGAACAGGGTGCTATTGCCAGGGACTGTTTCCCACATTTGTACCTCTGTCCCTTTagccctcattttgcagatggggagcATAATAACCTCTGGCTTAGATTACCCACTCCAGGCTTGGCCAAGGATCCAACtgtgactagaaggaaaaaaggaatgttGCTGCCTTCTATAGCTCCAGATGACACACTGATGACTGCTTTTgagtcagaaggaaaaaataagaagctATTGAATTAATATAATGTTAGATGCAATGGAACGAACTGAATGCCAAAATGTGTGGGTCCGGATAAGGCCCTTCACCCCTTGGCTGGTGACGTTCAtctaacaaaagaaaatgatcccTGCTCAGCTTGTTTCACTGAGTTGTTATGGCATAGAAGGGTAGCACACTTCTGAGTATTAGCAAGTAATATATGAATGTCAGGGGGCATCATTAATTGATAGACTcaaagtatttttatgtatttgtacaATACCTCTATTAGCTAATTAACAGTATTAACAGATATTTATCTTTTACTAATCTTAATCTGTGCCCAACGCTGGGCTAAACTCTTTATATGCTTAATTACATCTAATCCTTTTAATAATCCTATAAGGAAggttccatttatttcattttacagatggggaagctgaggcttagGAAGCAATTGGGTCAATACCACATCACTAATGAGATACAGAACCAGGATTAGAGCCCAGGCAACTGCCCCCAGAGGACTCACCCTGAAATTCTACATCATGGAAAAAGAAGATGCCCAGATTGCAATTTTATAAGCCAGAGAAGCTGCTCTCTGTAAATATTAACTTGATTCCTCAAATTTACAGAGCAAGACTTTGGCAGAAATCAGACTAGAATTCTTAAATTGTTGCCAGATAGTTACAAACCTTCTCAACTAATTACCACACTCGCTGATCCAGAATGTCCAgaatgtccttttcttttttttttttttttaccttttaagtgATATTCTATGTAAGGCAGTGTTATACTTGGGATAATAGATACATATTTCcattagtttttatttccatttttatattttatagttacttGATGTATTAAAAAATGTGACATTCACTGATGAAGGGAATTCATTTCATTTTGATGCCCATGGGGATATGAATACTGGATATGATGTTGTGCTCTGGAAGGAGATTGACGGCCACATGACTATCACCAAGATGGCACAATATGATCTGAGGAATGATGTCTTCATCATCACagaccaagaaacaaaaaatgagttCAGAAATCTTAAGGTAATTTTGTGGTAGGCCTGCTTTATAGCATTCAAATCAAATTAGTACCTCAGTTGCAAAAGTCCTTGATCCGACCAGAACCTCCAATAACCTCACTTCCTGTTTACTGTCCCCAATTTCCCTCCTTAAATTCTATGATCAACTTATATATCACTCCCTGTTCATGCTGTCTTCATCATACACATTCGACCAAAGCATGATCCTGATTAAATTCAACTCCTTGCCTAATCAATAGAGCCCTCATGTAGCTGAActtggcaaaacaaaaacaaaaacaccttgtTGACAGTTTTCACTTCAAATTCATGATCTCTCACCTCCAATGGCCCTTAATGCTGTTGGACAATCAGACTATTATCCTACTCCATTAATTCACCCACCTTCCTGGATAGCTAttccataatttttcttctctcctctgacTCCCACACATCTTTCCCATCTTCACATTCCATTGACCTTGCTTCTTATGTCactaacaaaactgaaaacatcaGAAGAGAACTGcttcttttccatctttcctaAAATGTCGCCATGTCAGGGCAATCTTCCCCAGTCACTTTATTTACAACTGCAATGCCAACCTAATACTTCTTATatatccttctctttttctcttcttaacaCTTTTCACCATCTAGCATTCTGTACCCTTTGCTTATTCATAACTTGCTTATTGTCAGCCTTGTCAGCTAGAATGAAGGTCTGTGCAAGCatggatttttgtgttttgtccCCTGCTGTGGCCCCAATAATTACAACAGTGCATGACATATAATAGACACTCAAAAAGTGTGCTGAATGAAAGAATCAAAGCTTCAAGTCACTACTTTTATTCTAATTTTCCCTGTCATAAGTTTCAGTAAGGCAAGATACTTTTTCCTTGAAAGATAGAAATGTAGCcatctttctgtgttttcaaactttctttatcattttcattatcACCTCCACTCTCACAATGATATTGTGAACCCAGAACTCTGCTAAACACCGTTAACTCAATCTTTACTTTACATAGTTTACTATGTGGTGACTCATTTTTTGTACTGAATACAGAGGGGATTCTCTACTAAAATTCCTGCAAGAACCACTGTTTTTAATCCTACCAAGACTATCTTCAGACTTTGTAGGGGAGACAGTGAGAGGGAGGTGATAGGATGATAAGTAAGCGAGAGGGGTTTTTGGTGACTAAGTGGAAAGGGCTGATCACCATAAAAAAGATGGACATGTCTTCTTTTCTGATGGTAACACCCATAAATATTTCAAGGAGGTAGTAGGAGACCAATTAAGTCAGATTTCAGGAACCGCTTGTCAATATGTAGGCTAGTTGGGGTATCAGCATTTCTGGTAAATCATCAAAATCCATAGTATAAAACCTCAGATAATCCTATATCTTTTGATATTCCAAAGTTATTAATACCAGACTTTAGAATGTCTTTGCTGTCTCTTATGTGAAGAGGAGAAAAGGTTTCCCTTTTATCCCCTAATGACATCCTGCCTGCTGAAAACCCAGATGAGGAATAACTGTGTTGAGAGGAAGAAAGCCACTGCTTGTGGACACAGGGCTACCACATCTCAGCTACTTCTCTCTCTCAGCCAGATATTTTCATCTCCCAGAGTAAAGGCCAGTTAGCTTAGTCCTTGGATTGTGTTCCTGGCTCAGGAATGGCTATTAAGATAATCTGAAGAAAccctattttacccattttgcTTTGGTCTTCAGAATGTAAGAGGGAGACGATAACAGATATAGTTTGCAAGATATGCCATGAGAAAGGGACTATGAATGGAAAAAAAGCACAACTGAAGTGCAAAGAATTATTATGTAAATTGGAAAAGCCTTCATAAAAATAGGATGCTATATATGATTCATACTGCGGTGTGCACAATTATAACCTAAATTCTCAGgattattaaaattctatttatatatctaGGGTTGCCTTTTTCGCTAATACTTTAATGGTTTTAAATTCAAAATCtccactgtttttttaaaaaaatatttatttatttatttatttatttatttatttatttatttatttagtgtgagagtggaaggaggggcagagggagagacaatatctcaagcaggctccctgccgagtGAGGAGCCAGactccaggcttgatctcatgaccctgagatcatgacctgggccgaaatcatTCATCAGATGTTCAACAAACTcagccatctgggtgcccctccactgttttgtttttgaaggtcAGACTGGCCAGAGTCCTTGGACAGCATGATTACTAACCTTCTTCTGAAGAATACAAAAGCCCATTAAGTTTCTATTTTCCAATATAGTTAAAGTCTTTAGATAACACAAGATTGTACATCTCCAAGCCATTGTCCCCTCTTTTAGTGTCATCACTATACATTTGTCCCTCTGCTAGGGACTTTCTGAAAGAGCTCATTTCTCTTATTTGCTTACAGAAGCTATTAATGGGACAAAAACTTCTTCTTCCTAAGGCAGTATCACTATCTGAaatagtttctgttttttaaacttGTTCGCATTCCTCCAGATGACAAAACAATTCTatggtgctattttttttttaaagagaccaatgtttactatttaataaatatatctttacatTAAGTCAAAGTTACTTaggataaatctttttttaaaaaaaatctatttgagaTTTCTTTCACTTGGCAGCAAATTCGATCTAAATGCTCCAAGGAATGCAGTCCTGGGCAAATGAAAAAAACTACAAGAAGTCAACATATCTGCTGCTATGAATGTGTGGACTGTCCTGAAAATCACTACAGTAACCAGACAGGTAACTATAGTCACCACAGCACATACTGTGATAGACCTGAACCATTTCTcttaggctgattttttttttacaagaatcctattttgttttgtttagttttgtttttcacttaagGATTTCATGCACCtgctaaaataaattccagtgaaatttcattttacattGGAATTTGCTCTTTTATATCAGCAGATACTTTAACCAATACATAATAGAGATATAAAAGTAACTTCACTTCCAAGGAGAGATGTCACCCCCTCAACTGGACTTCCTCTCTCGCATCTCTCAAAACAATGTGAATTCTATCCATTTTTGTCCATCTGTCCCCCACACAGACATGCCGGCCTTGTAACTGGGGCACAGTaggtatgaataaataaatgctgagtTAGCTAAACAGAGCATGATAGAGACCCAGAGGTGTGCATACCCTGGAGATCTCATTATTCCTACCAAGAGGCAACGGTAAAGCCTAAAAAGAATCATCTGTGAGAGGAAGGGGTGAACTATTGACATAGATGAGATGCTAACTGCTTGTTTGACAAATCTGTCTTTAACAGTTCATGATATCTAAGCAAAATACACAAATTAGAGAACAAGAAGGAGCCCagcaatagaaaggaagggagaagaaatgttgggaaataccaggaagggagacagaacataaagactcctaacttggggaaacgaactaggggtggtggaaggggggaggagggcgggtgttggaggggaatgggtgacgggcactgaggtggacacttgatgggatgagcactgggtgtttttctgtatgttggtaaattgaacaccaataaaaattaattaaaaaaaaaagataaaaaaaaaaaaaaaagaaggagcccAGCAGCCTTCGGGGTCTTAAAAGGAGCTATCAGCGCTTTCTTTGGAGTTAAGCCTACTTTAAAGCCTCTTGTTCCCTCCCTGGCTTATTGTTCATTATAGATGCATCCCCATTCATCTCTAACTGCTGAGAACCTCAGAGCTGGACCAGTTCTCAAATGCTTACTCTTTTTTCTCATTGGCTCCAAGGGGAATAAATGACGATGTTAACATTCCAACACTCACGTTCTATCACTATCTCACAAAAATGCCACTTGTCCCAGCCCAAGAGATGGGCTCTGCTGTGTGAATAATTAGATAACAGGCAGGGAGGGGATTTTCCAGGTAATAACGATGTCTAGCATCTGTCTGCCAAGTGGATAATAGAGTATGTAGCGTCTGTTTCCCATAAAGACGTGCACGagttttcaaaatacagtttGGGTTGCCCTTTGATAACCCGGGAAAGAACAAGTGTAGAAGACTGCTTTTCCCTTGGACGAAACACAAGGATTTAGGATGGTCTGAAAGGACAGCATCTCTTGTTGTTCCCTATATCTCCAGCGCACGGCCCAGGTACATCGAAAAGGCCATGAAACATTCGCCAAACAGGTGAAGAAGGTGGCACACACTTGCAGCAACAGTTAGGGGACCACAGAGAAGAATGGGTATTTATAGGGACACAGGgtttggaaagaggaagaggctGGAGAGGTAATGAAGAAGTTTATACACAGAAACACAACCTGACTTTGAGATTAACAAAGAAGAGAACGCGGGCCCCCTTATAAAACAGAATGGGCACTCTGGAGGGTTCTCAGATGGATGCCCGGGGAGGGGCTTTTGGTAGTAGGCGGGACCCCAACTTTAGGGGGCTGAGAATGGAGAGCAGAGGCAATCACACTCCCAGAGACTCCACTCTAATATCAGCTCATCATGAATCAGCTGAAATCACTTCCCAGCTTGTCACTGCCTGTGTGAGAAGCTCAATTTTATGacctcctagaaaaaaaaattaactaattcTTCATTCACTGTCATTGGTTACAATCTTATGTTATCTCACTTTTAGAGAGCTTTTAGAGCAACTTGGCTATATTTTCTCTGCTCTTAAAGAACTGCTGtcgtatttatttataatagttttcaCTACATTGAGCGTCTAAGATGTGTAATGCTCCGTgcaaagcattttatatttattggcGTGAATGCAGCACCCCAGTAAGGCAGGgtctttatgaattttttttaagatttggatCAGAAAGTTCAAATTACTTATTCAAGATTATGGGAATCGTAAGTGATAGAGGAAGGAACTTGAGATGCATTTTGACTCCAAAGCCCTTCTTCTTAACAGAGTCCCTGAACTGCCTGCCACCTATAATAATAGCAAATTCATAAGAGGCTATTGTCTATCTTGAGTATTGATTTCCTAAAGACTCACAGCCCAGCTATCTTGAGTATTGATTTCCTAAAGACTTGCAGCCcagctgttttttttcctttctcttcccctttttcttccttcaccttcacactttctctcttgccttcttttggattctGTGTGAATGAATAACCAATGTGAAAATTAACTCTAGCTTAAATGTTTGCAATGTAACTGAATCTCTTCTGTCTTTTAGATATGGATCACTGCCTCTTATGCAACAATGAAACTCACTGGGCCCCTGTCAGGAGCACAAGGTGCTTTGAAAAGGAAGTGGAATATCTCAACTGGAATGATTCCTTGGCTATACTGCTCCTGGCCCTCTCCCTACTAGGAATCATCCTTGTTCTGGCCATTGGCATAATATTTACAAGAAACCTGAACACACCCATTGTGAAATCATCTGGGGGATTGCTGGTCTGCTACGTGATCCTTCTCTGTCATGTCCTCAACTTTGCCAGCACAGGCTTCTTCATTGGAGAACCACAAGACTTCACATGTAAAACCAGGCAGACTGTATTTGGCATGAGCTTCACTCTCTGCATCTCCtgcattttgatgaagtccctgAAAATTCTGCTAGCCTTCAGCTTCGATCCCAAGTTGCAGAACTTCTTGAAGTGCCTCTATAAACCAATCCCCATCATCTTCACTTGCACAGGTATCCAGGTTGTCATTTGCACAATCTGGCTAATCTTTGCAGCACCTGCTGTGGAAGAGAATGTCTCCTTGCCCAGAGTCATTATCCTGGAATGTGAGGAGGGATCCATCCTTGCATTTGGCACCATGCTGGGTTATATTGCCATTCTGGCCTTCATTTGCTTCATATTTGCATTCAAAGGCAGGAAATTACCTGAGCATTACAACGAAGCCAAATTCATAACATTTGGCATGCTCATTTATTTCATAGCTTGGATCACATTCATCCCCATCTATGCTACcacatttggtaaatatttgccAGCTGTGgagattattgttattttaatttctaactaTGGGATCCTGTGTTGCACATTCTTCCCCAAATGCTATATTATTCTTTGTAAGCAAGAGGCTAACACAAAATCTGCCTTTCTCAAGATGATTTACAGTTACTCTTCCCACACTGCAAGCAGCCTTGCCATTAGTCATGTTTCACTGGACTCCACTAACAG
Protein-coding sequences here:
- the GPRC6A gene encoding G-protein coupled receptor family C group 6 member A isoform X2 yields the protein MALLIIPITCFGSTLVTSQPCQTPDDFVAATSPGHIMIGGLFAIHEKMLPSEDYPRRPEIQKCVGFEISIFLQTLAMIHSIEMINNSTLLSGVKLGYEIYDTCTEVTVAMAATLRFLSKRNCSREIVEFKCDYSSYMPRVKAVIGAGYSEITMAVSRMLNLQLMPQVSYESTAEILSDKIRFPSFLRTVPSDFYQTKAMAHLIQKSGWNWIGIIATDDDYGRLALNTFAVQTAANNVCIAFKEVLPAFLSDDTIEIRINETLEKIIAEAQLLDVLKNVTFTDEGNSFHFDAHGDMNTGYDVVLWKEIDGHMTITKMAQYDLRNDVFIITDQETKNEFRNLKQIRSKCSKECSPGQMKKTTRSQHICCYECVDCPENHYSNQTDMDHCLLCNNETHWAPVRSTRCFEKEVEYLNWNDSLAILLLALSLLGIILVLAIGIIFTRNLNTPIVKSSGGLLVCYVILLCHVLNFASTGFFIGEPQDFTCKTRQTVFGMSFTLCISCILMKSLKILLAFSFDPKLQNFLKCLYKPIPIIFTCTGIQVVICTIWLIFAAPAVEENVSLPRVIILECEEGSILAFGTMLGYIAILAFICFIFAFKGRKLPEHYNEAKFITFGMLIYFIAWITFIPIYATTFGKYLPAVEIIVILISNYGILCCTFFPKCYIILCKQEANTKSAFLKMIYSYSSHTASSLAISHVSLDSTNSNITTTNPSSSGKSAASQESKDLQAQAFAHICGENAISVPKILPRKRISSI
- the GPRC6A gene encoding G-protein coupled receptor family C group 6 member A isoform X3 translates to MALLIIPITCFGSTLVTSQPCQTPDDFVAATSPGHIMIGGLFAIHEKMLPSEDYPRRPEIQKCVGIEMINNSTLLSGVKLGYEIYDTCTEVTVAMAATLRFLSKRNCSREIVEFKCDYSSYMPRVKAVIGAGYSEITMAVSRMLNLQLMPQVSYESTAEILSDKIRFPSFLRTVPSDFYQTKAMAHLIQKSGWNWIGIIATDDDYGRLALNTFAVQTAANNVCIAFKEVLPAFLSDDTIEIRINETLEKIIAEAQLLDVLKNVTFTDEGNSFHFDAHGDMNTGYDVVLWKEIDGHMTITKMAQYDLRNDVFIITDQETKNEFRNLKQIRSKCSKECSPGQMKKTTRSQHICCYECVDCPENHYSNQTDMDHCLLCNNETHWAPVRSTRCFEKEVEYLNWNDSLAILLLALSLLGIILVLAIGIIFTRNLNTPIVKSSGGLLVCYVILLCHVLNFASTGFFIGEPQDFTCKTRQTVFGMSFTLCISCILMKSLKILLAFSFDPKLQNFLKCLYKPIPIIFTCTGIQVVICTIWLIFAAPAVEENVSLPRVIILECEEGSILAFGTMLGYIAILAFICFIFAFKGRKLPEHYNEAKFITFGMLIYFIAWITFIPIYATTFGKYLPAVEIIVILISNYGILCCTFFPKCYIILCKQEANTKSAFLKMIYSYSSHTASSLAISHVSLDSTNSNITTTNPSSSGKSAASQESKDLQAQAFAHICGENAISVPKILPRKRISSI